Proteins found in one Gigantopelta aegis isolate Gae_Host chromosome 12, Gae_host_genome, whole genome shotgun sequence genomic segment:
- the LOC121386173 gene encoding galactose-specific lectin nattectin-like yields the protein MLLLLVGVSFTLLVGVLPGCPLYWTLHKDSCYTIPQIPQSWTSAMAFCMAHGAHLAEITSSEENHFVLQLVKQNHPSEVELWIGGTDAVSEGHWVWTHSGTLLGYQNWDVNEPNSYSDGEQCLTFRTNGKWNDGHCNVTLHGICEISALTEPGVGK from the exons ATGTTGTTGCTACTTGTTGGTGTTTCATTTACACTTCTTGTAGGGG TTCTGCCGGGATGTCCGCTTTACTGGACACTTCATAAAGATTCCTGTTATACCATTCCACAAATACCGCAGTCGTGGACATCAGCAATG GCATTCTGTATGGCCCATGGTGCGCATTTGGCAGAAATAACTTCGTCGGAAGAAAACCACTTTGTATTACAACTTGTCAAGCAAAATCATC CAAGCGAAGTTGAACTTTGGATTGGAGGTACCGACGCTGTTAGTGAAGGTCACTGGGTATGGACTCATAGTGGGACATTATTAGGATATCAGAACTGGGATGTCAACGAACCAAACAGCTATTCTGATGGCGAACAGTGCCTAACGTTTCGTACAAATGGGAAATGGAATGATGGACATTGTAATGTCACGTTGCATGGAATATGTGAGATCAG TGCATTGACTGAGCCTGGAGTTGGCAAGTAG